Proteins co-encoded in one Halorussus vallis genomic window:
- a CDS encoding IclR family transcriptional regulator produces the protein MTSTDKDKLKTIERGFAILEWIRENDGGEVADIAQALDMSSSTVHRYLNSLHAEGYLVKEESVYHLSLNFLALGEQARTRKDVYTNAEEYTQMLSEESGCRSSFLVEEHGRGVYLYTSPGDHGVWTKSTIGKRVPLHVTAAGKSILAFLPDDRLDEIVDQHGLTRETTYSITDEDELYEELERVRDLGYAFNDEEQIEGVIAVGAPVENPDGDVIGAFSVSGPANRLTEDWFREELPSIVLGLTSEFELRMTLS, from the coding sequence ATGACCTCTACTGATAAAGACAAGCTCAAGACGATCGAACGGGGCTTCGCGATACTCGAATGGATACGCGAGAACGACGGCGGGGAGGTTGCGGACATCGCCCAGGCCCTCGACATGAGTTCGAGCACGGTTCATCGGTACCTCAATTCGCTTCACGCCGAGGGATACCTGGTGAAGGAGGAGAGCGTCTACCACCTCTCGCTCAACTTCTTGGCTCTCGGCGAACAGGCCCGCACTCGCAAGGACGTGTACACCAACGCCGAAGAGTACACGCAGATGCTCTCGGAAGAGAGCGGCTGTCGGTCGAGTTTCCTCGTCGAAGAACACGGCCGCGGAGTGTACCTCTACACGTCGCCGGGCGACCACGGCGTCTGGACCAAGTCGACCATCGGCAAGCGTGTCCCGTTGCACGTCACCGCCGCCGGCAAGTCGATTCTCGCGTTCCTCCCCGACGACCGACTCGACGAAATCGTGGACCAACACGGGCTGACCCGCGAAACCACGTACAGCATCACCGACGAGGACGAACTGTACGAGGAACTGGAGCGCGTTCGCGATCTCGGGTACGCCTTCAACGACGAGGAGCAGATAGAGGGCGTCATCGCAGTGGGCGCACCGGTCGAGAACCCCGACGGCGACGTCATCGGAGCGTTCAGCGTCTCCGGGCCAGCGAACCGTCTGACCGAGGACTGGTTCCGCGAGGAACTACCGAGCATCGTACTAGGGCTGACGAGCGAGTTTGAACTCCGCATGACGCTTTCGTAG
- a CDS encoding ABC transporter substrate-binding protein: protein MLAGCTGGNSTDQGTTTDETTGGSTNSDDTGGGSGQTNSGATLNVAQHLQPSRFDPILQYSNPDAMVGNRVFSKLYTYNEGTETVPNVAKADPEISKGNTRYVVPLRENVTFHNGDPLTAEDVKYSFMAPINEETPLKGIFKVIDKATVVDEHTVQFDLKYPFAMFDDVLTHHIVPKSVREKDKEAFNTKRPIGSGPFKFVEWEESSYVDLERWDDYWGDELPNLSGVRFQPITESTTRVTELRTGKQDIIETIPPKLWSTVKGMQGASIDAVESIGYFYVAFNLNEGPTKDLKVREAIDHTFSMDSAVEQFIKPAGVRQYSPMPGPIVEDWGFPVDRWKDIPNDKDVARAKKLFSEAGVPSNWTCKIIVPPDDNRENIGISIANGIKEAGYDANVQRLDWGTLLSKAYTGKAADYNMYVLGWVRYPDPDDFMYNLFHPDAEGANQGVYYKNETVAQQISQARKSIDRKERKQLYTKAITTILEDKVHLPAFNYKNSFGVRSAVKDFGVHAVAPINPRLLTDYANVSVEK from the coding sequence ATACTCGCAGGTTGCACCGGCGGCAACTCCACGGACCAGGGGACTACGACCGACGAGACGACCGGCGGATCGACCAACTCCGACGATACGGGCGGAGGGTCGGGCCAGACTAACTCGGGAGCGACGCTAAACGTGGCCCAGCACCTCCAGCCCTCGCGGTTCGACCCGATACTGCAGTACTCCAATCCCGACGCGATGGTGGGGAACCGAGTGTTCAGCAAGCTGTACACCTACAACGAGGGCACCGAGACGGTGCCGAACGTCGCGAAGGCCGACCCCGAAATCTCGAAGGGCAACACCCGATACGTCGTCCCGCTGCGCGAAAACGTTACGTTCCACAACGGCGACCCGCTGACCGCCGAGGACGTGAAGTACTCCTTCATGGCGCCCATCAACGAGGAGACTCCGCTGAAGGGCATCTTCAAGGTCATCGACAAGGCCACCGTCGTCGACGAGCACACGGTACAGTTCGACCTCAAGTACCCGTTCGCCATGTTCGACGACGTCCTGACCCACCACATCGTCCCGAAGTCGGTGCGCGAGAAGGACAAGGAGGCGTTCAACACCAAGCGCCCGATCGGCTCGGGTCCGTTCAAGTTCGTCGAATGGGAGGAGAGTTCGTACGTCGACCTCGAACGGTGGGACGACTACTGGGGCGACGAACTCCCCAACCTGTCTGGCGTCAGGTTCCAGCCCATCACCGAGTCGACGACCCGGGTGACGGAACTCCGAACCGGCAAACAGGACATCATCGAAACCATCCCGCCGAAGCTGTGGTCCACGGTCAAGGGCATGCAGGGCGCCAGCATCGACGCGGTCGAGAGCATCGGCTACTTCTACGTCGCGTTTAACTTGAACGAGGGGCCGACCAAAGACCTCAAAGTCCGAGAGGCGATCGACCACACCTTCTCGATGGACAGTGCGGTCGAACAGTTCATCAAACCGGCGGGCGTCCGCCAGTACAGCCCGATGCCAGGGCCCATCGTGGAGGACTGGGGCTTCCCCGTCGACCGATGGAAGGACATCCCCAACGACAAGGACGTCGCACGAGCCAAGAAGCTGTTCTCGGAGGCCGGCGTTCCCTCCAACTGGACCTGCAAGATCATCGTCCCGCCGGACGACAACCGCGAGAACATCGGCATCAGTATCGCCAACGGAATCAAGGAGGCTGGCTACGACGCCAACGTCCAGCGCCTCGACTGGGGTACTCTGCTGAGTAAGGCCTACACCGGCAAGGCCGCCGACTACAACATGTACGTACTCGGGTGGGTCCGGTACCCCGACCCCGACGACTTCATGTACAACCTCTTCCACCCCGACGCCGAGGGCGCGAACCAGGGCGTCTACTACAAGAACGAGACGGTGGCCCAGCAAATCTCGCAGGCTCGCAAGTCCATCGACCGCAAGGAACGCAAGCAGTTGTACACCAAAGCGATCACCACGATCCTGGAGGACAAGGTGCACCTCCCGGCGTTCAACTACAAGAACTCCTTCGGCGTCCGTTCGGCGGTCAAGGACTTCGGCGTCCACGCCGTGGCGCCGATCAACCCCCGGCTGCTCACCGACTACGCGAACGTTTCGGTCGAAAAATAA
- a CDS encoding ABC transporter permease: protein MNLVRYIVRRLAQSVFVLWGVVTITFLLVYASPGDPIRILIGPSADASTVEAIRAQYGLNQPLYVQYAKYVLNVASGDFGHSIHYGVPVVEKILQRLPTTLLLVASSFSFAIATAIPIGVLSAKRRNEAVDHVFRILGLIGVSTPSFWIGLLLIIVFAYHLGVLPATELVMPWAPPSEVDGVATRFGVLRKAATHLVMPTLTLGTLQMAAIMRIERSSMLEVLNQEYVTLARAFGVSERTILRRHAFRNAQLPVLTVIGLQLTTALGGSVLTETVFNIGGMGTLIITAVGARDYPLVLGTTLFFASMFVVGVLVTDLLYAYLDPRISYGEGGV, encoded by the coding sequence ATGAACCTGGTCCGGTATATCGTTCGTCGATTAGCACAGTCGGTGTTCGTACTCTGGGGCGTCGTCACCATCACCTTCCTGCTGGTGTACGCCTCCCCCGGCGACCCGATTCGGATACTCATCGGGCCGAGCGCGGACGCTTCGACCGTTGAGGCCATCCGCGCCCAGTACGGCCTCAACCAACCGCTGTACGTTCAGTACGCGAAATACGTGCTCAACGTCGCGAGCGGCGACTTCGGGCACAGCATTCACTACGGGGTGCCGGTCGTCGAGAAGATACTCCAACGGCTCCCGACGACCCTGCTGTTGGTCGCGTCCAGTTTCTCGTTCGCCATCGCCACCGCCATCCCCATCGGGGTTCTGTCGGCGAAGCGACGCAACGAGGCGGTCGACCACGTGTTCCGCATACTCGGCCTGATCGGCGTCAGCACACCCAGCTTCTGGATCGGGTTGTTGCTCATCATCGTGTTTGCGTACCACCTCGGGGTGCTCCCGGCGACCGAACTCGTCATGCCGTGGGCGCCGCCGAGCGAGGTGGACGGGGTGGCGACCCGATTCGGCGTCCTCCGGAAGGCGGCGACCCACCTGGTGATGCCGACGCTGACGCTCGGCACGCTCCAGATGGCCGCCATCATGCGCATCGAGCGGTCGTCGATGCTCGAAGTGCTCAACCAGGAGTACGTGACGCTCGCGCGGGCGTTCGGGGTTTCCGAGCGCACCATCCTCCGGAGGCACGCGTTCCGGAACGCCCAACTGCCGGTGTTGACCGTCATCGGCCTCCAACTGACGACGGCGCTCGGCGGTTCGGTGCTGACCGAGACGGTGTTCAACATCGGCGGGATGGGGACGCTCATCATCACCGCCGTGGGGGCGCGCGACTACCCGCTCGTGCTGGGGACGACGCTGTTCTTCGCCAGCATGTTCGTCGTCGGCGTCCTCGTGACCGACCTCCTGTACGCGTATCTCGATCCACGGATCTCCTACGGGGAGGGTGGTGTCTGA
- a CDS encoding ABC transporter permease → MSDTSSGARTRQSGWDEVKTQLRRNPTARWGFYIISAVVAVSLWAFVDGVLLDYHFARTYWHNPVSAEPGSKGLLPPVGVTNEFGAGTWKYPLGTDDRGRGILVRLVYGTRIAIQVGVVATGIGAAVGTVVGAVSGYYGGWVDDLLQRTVETLYAIPFLVLMIAIMSTFGRDLWIAIVGVSIITVPVFTRLIRSEVLSVREEEYIEAAKAAGVRDRNIIRRHIIPNSFAPVLVQASLQVGVNILIVAALSFLGFGAQPPTPSWGAMLAQSRTYMLPDPWFSIWPGLAILVTVIGFNLLGDGLRDAFDPRLDD, encoded by the coding sequence ATGAGCGACACCAGCTCTGGGGCACGCACGCGCCAATCGGGTTGGGACGAAGTCAAGACCCAATTACGGAGGAACCCCACCGCGAGGTGGGGGTTCTACATCATCTCCGCCGTCGTCGCGGTTTCGCTGTGGGCGTTCGTCGACGGCGTCCTGCTCGACTACCACTTCGCGCGCACCTATTGGCACAACCCAGTGAGCGCCGAACCCGGTTCGAAGGGCCTGCTCCCGCCGGTGGGCGTCACCAACGAGTTCGGTGCCGGGACGTGGAAGTATCCGCTGGGAACCGACGACCGCGGGCGGGGCATCCTCGTTCGACTGGTCTACGGCACGCGAATCGCCATCCAGGTCGGCGTCGTGGCCACGGGCATCGGCGCGGCCGTCGGCACGGTCGTCGGAGCGGTTTCGGGCTACTACGGCGGCTGGGTCGACGACCTGCTCCAGCGGACGGTCGAGACGTTGTACGCCATCCCGTTCCTCGTGTTGATGATCGCCATCATGTCGACGTTCGGACGCGACCTCTGGATCGCCATCGTCGGGGTGAGCATCATCACCGTGCCGGTGTTCACCCGCCTGATCCGCTCGGAAGTGCTCAGCGTGCGCGAGGAGGAGTACATCGAGGCCGCCAAGGCCGCCGGCGTCCGCGACCGCAACATCATCCGTCGCCACATCATCCCGAACAGTTTCGCCCCCGTGCTGGTGCAGGCTTCCCTGCAGGTGGGCGTCAACATCCTCATCGTCGCGGCACTGTCGTTCCTCGGGTTCGGCGCACAGCCACCCACCCCGTCGTGGGGAGCCATGCTCGCCCAGTCGCGGACGTACATGCTCCCCGACCCGTGGTTCAGCATCTGGCCCGGACTCGCCATCCTCGTGACGGTGATAGGGTTCAACCTCCTCGGAGACGGCTTGCGCGACGCCTTCGACCCGCGACTCGACGATTGA
- a CDS encoding ABC transporter ATP-binding protein, translated as MSNDPLLRVKNLQTQFRTEAGAIRAVDGVSFTVDRGEIAGLVGESGAGKSVAVQSVLRLIDSPGRIVGGEVTFDGETLVGFETDAADGDPTPREEMLSEREMRSRIRGKEIAVIFQDPMESLNPVFTVGEQLCEFIELNRDLSRAAVRECAVDILREVGIPQPEERLDDYPHEFSGGMRQRVLIAMALACEPQLVIADEPTTALDVTVEGQILDLVDDLQARYDTSFLWVTHDMGVVAEICDRVNVMYLGEVVEQADVENLFYDPQHPYTAALLDSVPRPDKTVEKLRPLRGSMPEPLDPPSGCRFHDRCPDAREVCVREHPDLRTVTDEGQQAACLKHDAFDADYDASPPLDGPNDGSVGGVSVSSAGDGDE; from the coding sequence ATGAGCAACGACCCACTGTTACGCGTCAAGAACCTGCAAACGCAATTTCGAACCGAGGCCGGTGCCATCCGAGCGGTCGACGGTGTTTCGTTCACCGTCGACCGCGGCGAGATAGCCGGTCTCGTCGGCGAGTCGGGAGCCGGCAAGAGCGTCGCCGTCCAGAGCGTCCTCCGACTCATCGACTCGCCCGGCCGCATCGTCGGCGGCGAAGTCACCTTCGACGGCGAAACCCTCGTGGGGTTCGAAACCGACGCCGCCGACGGCGACCCCACGCCCCGCGAGGAGATGCTCTCCGAGCGGGAGATGCGGTCTCGGATACGCGGTAAGGAGATCGCCGTCATCTTCCAGGACCCCATGGAGAGCCTCAACCCCGTGTTCACCGTGGGCGAACAGCTCTGCGAGTTCATCGAACTCAATCGCGACCTCTCCAGAGCGGCCGTCCGCGAGTGCGCCGTCGACATCCTTCGGGAGGTGGGCATCCCGCAGCCCGAAGAGCGTCTCGACGACTACCCCCACGAGTTCTCGGGCGGGATGCGCCAGCGAGTGCTCATCGCGATGGCGCTGGCGTGCGAACCCCAACTCGTCATCGCCGACGAGCCGACGACGGCGCTCGACGTGACCGTCGAAGGACAGATACTCGACCTCGTGGACGACCTGCAGGCGCGGTACGACACCAGCTTCCTGTGGGTGACTCACGACATGGGCGTGGTCGCCGAGATCTGCGACCGGGTGAACGTGATGTACCTCGGCGAGGTCGTCGAGCAGGCCGACGTCGAGAACCTGTTCTACGACCCACAACACCCCTACACCGCGGCGCTGCTCGACTCGGTGCCGCGCCCCGACAAGACGGTCGAGAAACTCCGACCGCTTCGGGGGTCGATGCCCGAACCCCTCGACCCGCCGTCGGGGTGTCGGTTCCACGACCGGTGTCCGGACGCCCGGGAGGTTTGCGTCCGCGAACATCCGGACCTCCGGACCGTGACCGATGAGGGTCAGCAAGCGGCTTGCCTGAAGCACGACGCCTTCGATGCCGATTACGACGCGAGTCCGCCACTCGACGGTCCGAACGACGGGTCTGTCGGAGGAGTCTCGGTTTCCAGCGCGGGTGATGGCGATGAGTGA
- a CDS encoding ABC transporter ATP-binding protein: protein MSDAGGDPLVRVEGLTKYYDNSGGLLADLELDFDAGGLPLRYRPSRVRAVEDVSFEIRRGETLGLVGESGCGKSTLARVLLRLLEPTDGAVYFDDEDLAGMDRERLRRRRKDVQMIFQDPQSSLDPRMKVGPIIEEPMRAHGMLDEAGRRERAEELLEAVGLEPQYYDRRPHEFSGGQRQRINLARALSVEPEFVVLDEPTSALDVSIQAQILELLDDLQDEFDLTYLFISHDLSVIRYVSDRIAVMYLGDIVEIGDKETVFADPSHPYTESLLSSIPVPDPKHRGERSVLKGDVPSPIDPPSGCRFRTRCPKLIVPAEYDLDDEEWAGVRELMRAVERREFTADDPESIRNRFLDGPLSDQTCENVVQQALDRVANDEWERATDLLLETFAERSVCATRRPGLESPTDEAMGRRVACHLRNPPDDGRSTPVRRGEPDA, encoded by the coding sequence ATGAGTGACGCCGGAGGCGACCCGTTGGTTCGGGTCGAGGGGCTGACCAAGTACTACGACAACTCCGGCGGCCTGCTGGCGGACCTCGAACTCGACTTCGATGCCGGGGGCCTGCCGCTGCGGTACCGGCCCAGCAGGGTCCGGGCGGTCGAGGACGTTTCCTTCGAGATCAGGCGCGGCGAGACGCTCGGCCTCGTGGGCGAGTCCGGATGCGGGAAATCGACGCTGGCGCGAGTCCTCCTCCGATTGCTAGAGCCGACCGACGGCGCGGTCTACTTCGACGACGAGGACCTCGCGGGCATGGATCGTGAACGGTTGCGCCGACGCCGCAAGGACGTCCAGATGATCTTCCAGGACCCCCAGTCGAGCCTCGACCCGCGGATGAAGGTCGGCCCCATCATCGAGGAGCCGATGCGGGCCCACGGCATGCTCGACGAAGCGGGCCGCCGCGAGCGCGCGGAGGAACTGCTGGAGGCCGTGGGGTTGGAGCCCCAGTACTACGACCGGCGACCCCACGAGTTCTCGGGCGGTCAGCGCCAGCGCATCAACCTCGCTCGGGCGCTGTCGGTCGAACCCGAGTTCGTGGTGCTCGACGAACCCACGAGCGCGCTCGACGTGTCGATACAGGCCCAGATACTCGAACTGCTCGACGACCTCCAGGACGAGTTCGACCTCACGTACCTGTTCATCTCCCATGACCTGTCCGTAATCAGGTACGTAAGCGACCGCATCGCGGTGATGTACCTCGGCGACATCGTGGAGATCGGCGACAAGGAAACCGTGTTCGCCGACCCGAGCCACCCCTACACCGAGTCGCTACTCTCGTCCATCCCCGTCCCGGACCCGAAACACCGAGGCGAGCGGAGCGTTCTGAAAGGCGACGTGCCCAGCCCCATCGATCCGCCGTCGGGGTGCCGGTTCCGAACGCGTTGCCCGAAACTCATCGTGCCCGCCGAGTACGACCTCGACGACGAGGAGTGGGCCGGCGTCCGCGAGTTGATGCGCGCGGTCGAACGCCGCGAGTTCACCGCGGACGACCCCGAGTCCATCCGAAACCGCTTCCTCGACGGTCCTCTGTCCGACCAGACCTGCGAGAACGTGGTCCAGCAGGCACTCGACCGCGTAGCCAACGACGAGTGGGAGCGGGCGACCGACCTCCTGCTGGAGACGTTCGCCGAACGGAGCGTCTGCGCCACCCGGCGCCCCGGACTCGAATCGCCGACCGACGAAGCGATGGGTCGCCGAGTGGCCTGTCACCTCCGCAATCCCCCGGACGACGGCAGATCGACCCCCGTCCGGAGAGGTGAACCGGACGCGTAG
- a CDS encoding amidohydrolase: MTKDTLLERIDDGRDELIDLTRRLWENPELGLDETESADLLADWLDDAGFDVERGVGGMPTAFVASYGSGAPKIGILGEYDALPGLSQEVTAERAPVEEGAPGHGCGHNLFGVGSLGAACALKEEIADGELDGTVRYYGCPAEETLVGKVYMARDGVFDDLDAALTWHPSQLSAPWKSQSLAMNSVRYEFEGRSAHAADSPESGRSALDGVELMNTGAEFMREHVSDDARLHYTIVDGGGAPNVVPASASVWYFVRAPTREEVDRITEWLDDVAEGAAQMSQTSVERRFLTGCYDYIANDVLSDLLRENMRELGPIDYSESDREFAADLQATLDGETIRNRTDQLPPTVRETARERTLYSEPLESFDEGTVLSGSTDVGDVSWLTPTAQFWCASWPVGTPSHSWQAVAANGDFGAKAAVYAAKVLAATGFDLIADPSLVEEADAELSRTRPGEYESPLPADAEPPFDIDQE, from the coding sequence ATGACGAAAGACACACTGCTCGAACGAATCGACGACGGCCGAGACGAGTTGATCGACCTGACTCGTCGCCTCTGGGAGAATCCCGAACTCGGCCTGGACGAAACCGAATCGGCCGACCTGCTGGCAGATTGGCTCGACGACGCCGGCTTCGACGTCGAACGCGGCGTCGGCGGTATGCCGACCGCGTTCGTCGCTTCCTACGGTTCGGGAGCGCCGAAGATCGGCATCCTCGGAGAGTACGACGCTCTGCCGGGACTCTCCCAAGAAGTGACCGCCGAGCGGGCGCCGGTCGAGGAGGGCGCGCCCGGACACGGATGTGGGCACAACCTGTTCGGCGTCGGAAGCCTCGGCGCGGCGTGCGCGCTCAAGGAGGAGATCGCCGACGGCGAACTCGACGGGACGGTCCGGTACTACGGCTGTCCGGCCGAGGAGACGCTCGTCGGCAAAGTGTACATGGCCCGGGACGGTGTCTTCGACGACCTCGACGCCGCGCTGACGTGGCACCCCAGCCAACTCTCGGCCCCGTGGAAGTCCCAGTCGCTGGCGATGAACTCCGTGCGGTACGAGTTCGAGGGCCGGTCGGCCCACGCCGCCGACTCGCCCGAATCCGGACGAAGCGCGCTCGACGGTGTCGAACTCATGAACACCGGCGCGGAGTTCATGCGCGAGCACGTCTCCGACGACGCCCGGTTGCACTACACCATCGTCGACGGCGGCGGTGCGCCCAACGTAGTTCCGGCGAGCGCGTCGGTCTGGTACTTCGTCCGGGCTCCCACCCGCGAGGAGGTCGACCGTATCACGGAGTGGCTCGACGACGTTGCGGAGGGCGCGGCGCAGATGAGCCAGACCTCGGTCGAGCGCCGGTTCCTGACCGGCTGTTACGACTACATCGCCAACGACGTGCTCTCGGATTTGTTGCGCGAAAACATGCGGGAGCTAGGGCCGATAGACTACTCGGAGTCCGACCGGGAGTTCGCAGCCGACCTGCAAGCCACCTTGGACGGAGAGACGATACGCAACCGGACCGACCAGCTCCCGCCGACTGTCCGCGAGACGGCCCGCGAGCGAACCCTCTACTCGGAACCGCTCGAGTCGTTCGACGAGGGGACCGTACTGAGCGGCTCGACCGACGTCGGCGACGTGAGCTGGCTCACCCCGACAGCCCAGTTCTGGTGTGCGTCGTGGCCGGTCGGGACGCCCTCGCACTCGTGGCAGGCGGTGGCCGCCAACGGCGACTTCGGCGCGAAGGCCGCGGTCTACGCCGCGAAGGTCCTCGCTGCGACCGGGTTCGACCTGATTGCAGACCCGTCGCTGGTCGAGGAGGCCGACGCGGAACTCAGCCGGACCCGGCCCGGCGAGTACGAGAGCCCGCTCCCGGCCGACGCTGAACCGCCGTTCGACATCGACCAGGAATGA
- a CDS encoding creatininase family protein, whose product MTDNTDDYRLATKTWEDAEVAFEAADYVVLPCGSTEQHSTHLPTSVDTLRAKHLTYELAEAAPGHDLDLLVLPPLPYGYSEHHLPFSGTITLDADTYRDAIVDVGQSVKEHGGKRFLITNFHAGNIEPHKLAIDRLQRDHGLRTHYVNWTDFARDELEAEFGDDWGHAGEHETSVIEHYRPELVRTENKRPQTMKENGDTTQQRYFDDLTVEGGLGDPSKSNPEFVESVIEHTTDRILRKLASDLDR is encoded by the coding sequence ATGACAGACAACACCGACGACTACCGACTCGCGACCAAGACGTGGGAGGACGCCGAGGTGGCGTTCGAAGCCGCCGACTACGTGGTTCTCCCCTGCGGAAGCACCGAACAGCACTCCACCCATCTGCCGACCTCGGTCGACACGTTGCGCGCGAAGCACCTCACCTACGAACTCGCCGAGGCCGCGCCGGGACACGACCTCGACCTGCTCGTGTTGCCGCCGTTGCCGTACGGCTACTCCGAACATCACCTGCCGTTCTCGGGAACCATCACGCTCGACGCCGACACCTACAGGGACGCGATAGTCGACGTCGGCCAGTCGGTGAAGGAACACGGCGGCAAGCGGTTCCTCATCACCAACTTCCACGCCGGCAACATCGAACCCCACAAACTCGCCATCGACCGACTTCAGCGCGACCACGGCCTCAGGACCCACTACGTCAACTGGACGGACTTCGCGCGTGACGAACTCGAAGCGGAGTTCGGCGACGACTGGGGCCACGCGGGCGAACACGAAACCAGCGTCATCGAACACTACCGCCCGGAGCTCGTTCGGACCGAGAACAAGCGGCCCCAGACCATGAAGGAGAACGGGGACACCACACAACAACGCTACTTCGACGACCTCACGGTCGAGGGCGGCCTGGGCGACCCGAGCAAATCGAACCCCGAGTTCGTGGAGTCGGTCATCGAGCACACCACCGACAGGATACTCCGGAAGCTCGCGTCCGACCTCGACAGATGA
- a CDS encoding polysaccharide deacetylase family protein has protein sequence MTETDTRATVCLTVDFDAVSSWIHSFGEGDSPTNLSRGVFGADVGAPRLLDLLDRYDLPTTWFVPGHTVESFPRVVEEVWARGHDVEHHGWSHTRPSNYADRASERADVERGVEAIESLTGRRPTGYRSPSWDFSPNTLEILQELGFEWDSSQMARDFELYRLREGWRAPADAPYERGTPTDIVEVPVSWQRDDFPALAFSRERGFADETAVFEMWRRQFDWMRENVDGGVFVLTVHPQVIGQSHRLANLEPLLEHMLAADDVEFETVTSVVAEFSD, from the coding sequence ATGACGGAAACCGACACTCGCGCCACCGTCTGTCTGACCGTCGACTTCGACGCGGTTTCGTCGTGGATTCACTCGTTCGGTGAGGGCGACAGCCCGACGAACCTCTCGCGGGGAGTGTTCGGCGCCGACGTGGGCGCGCCCCGCCTGCTCGACCTACTCGACCGGTACGACCTGCCAACGACCTGGTTCGTCCCGGGACACACCGTCGAGAGCTTCCCCCGGGTCGTCGAGGAGGTGTGGGCGCGCGGCCACGACGTCGAACACCACGGCTGGTCGCACACCCGCCCGTCGAACTACGCCGACCGGGCCAGCGAGCGAGCCGACGTCGAACGCGGCGTCGAAGCCATCGAGTCGCTGACCGGGCGACGACCCACGGGATACCGCTCACCGTCGTGGGATTTCTCGCCGAACACGCTCGAGATACTCCAGGAACTGGGCTTCGAGTGGGATTCGAGCCAGATGGCCCGCGACTTCGAACTGTACCGACTTCGGGAGGGCTGGCGGGCCCCCGCGGACGCACCCTACGAACGCGGCACGCCGACCGACATAGTCGAGGTGCCCGTGTCGTGGCAGCGCGACGACTTCCCGGCACTGGCGTTCAGTCGGGAACGCGGGTTCGCCGACGAAACGGCCGTGTTCGAGATGTGGCGACGCCAGTTTGACTGGATGCGCGAAAACGTCGACGGTGGGGTGTTCGTACTCACGGTCCACCCGCAGGTCATCGGCCAGAGTCACCGGCTGGCCAACCTCGAACCGCTGCTCGAACACATGCTGGCGGCCGACGACGTCGAGTTCGAGACGGTCACATCGGTCGTCGCGGAGTTCTCCGACTGA
- a CDS encoding SDR family NAD(P)-dependent oxidoreductase codes for MPDEPLAVIVTGAGSGIGRAIAASLAADSRYEYVACVDVDLPDDLDASDDRLVPFELDVRDEVAVREMVETVAEDARIGAVVNNVGVSADVPLADLTADEWDRLFDVNLKSYFTLVREAAPHLRERDRAFVVNVSSTAGLVGSASAGVHYSASKAGVLGLTKGLATELGPTVNVNCVVPGLVDTPLLTDSGLWTASELDAFVSDLPLERVGGPEEVADVVRFLCSPAASYVTGSVLTVDGGLTMR; via the coding sequence ATGCCCGACGAACCACTGGCTGTAATCGTGACGGGCGCCGGTAGCGGCATCGGCCGAGCGATCGCCGCATCGCTCGCGGCGGATTCGAGGTACGAATACGTGGCGTGCGTCGACGTCGACCTACCCGACGATTTGGACGCGTCGGACGATCGGCTCGTCCCGTTCGAACTCGACGTGCGTGACGAGGTTGCGGTTCGGGAGATGGTCGAGACGGTGGCCGAGGACGCCCGCATCGGCGCGGTGGTGAACAACGTCGGCGTCTCTGCAGACGTTCCGCTGGCCGACCTCACCGCGGACGAGTGGGACAGGCTGTTCGACGTCAACCTCAAGAGCTACTTCACGCTTGTCCGCGAGGCTGCGCCCCACCTGCGCGAGCGCGACCGGGCGTTCGTGGTCAACGTCTCCAGCACGGCGGGATTGGTCGGGAGTGCGTCGGCTGGCGTCCACTACTCGGCGTCGAAGGCCGGCGTACTCGGCCTCACGAAGGGACTGGCCACGGAACTCGGCCCGACAGTGAACGTCAACTGCGTCGTTCCGGGCCTCGTGGACACGCCGCTCCTGACCGACTCCGGTCTCTGGACGGCGTCGGAACTCGACGCGTTCGTGAGTGACCTCCCACTCGAACGCGTCGGCGGCCCCGAAGAGGTCGCAGACGTCGTCCGCTTCCTCTGTAGCCCGGCCGCCTCCTACGTGACGGGGAGCGTGCTGACCGTCGACGGTGGGCTGACGATGCGGTGA